Proteins encoded in a region of the Terriglobales bacterium genome:
- a CDS encoding Fur family transcriptional regulator translates to MLPKRIDDQPSISREMLREASDILHRHLKRVGLKHTEQRDAILKTFLETRDHLSTEELHRLVKKKDPKIGFTTVYRTLKLFTECGLASEVAFHDGISRYEHQYNRRSHHHMVCTECGSSVEFFSPELSRLEEEIGRQHGYTPTRHTFQIYGVCEDCRKKREAKRVV, encoded by the coding sequence ATGCTGCCCAAACGAATCGACGATCAGCCCTCGATTTCACGCGAGATGCTGCGCGAGGCCTCGGACATCCTTCACCGGCACCTCAAGCGAGTCGGCCTGAAGCACACCGAGCAGCGGGACGCGATCCTCAAGACGTTTCTGGAGACCCGAGATCACCTGTCCACCGAGGAACTGCACCGGCTGGTCAAGAAGAAGGATCCCAAGATCGGATTCACCACGGTCTATCGCACGCTCAAACTGTTTACCGAGTGCGGACTAGCCAGTGAAGTGGCGTTTCACGACGGCATCTCCCGCTACGAGCACCAGTACAACCGGCGCAGCCATCATCACATGGTCTGTACAGAGTGTGGCAGTTCAGTGGAATTCTTCTCGCCGGAGTTAAGCCGCCTGGAAGAGGAAATCGGCCGCCAGCACGGCTACACACCCACTCGTCATACCTTCCAGATCTACGGAGTCTGCGAAGATTGCCGCAAGAAGCGCGAAGCCAAGCGGGTGGTCTAG
- a CDS encoding penicillin acylase family protein, translating to METQSVATPPRKSAHPALRALWMVLVLAVLAAVGLGVWAYSTARASLPQLDGTITINGLSAPVKVIRDRQGVPHITAATVEDLIFAQGYVTAQDRLWQMDMTRRYAAGEMSEILGRHLLEHDRRQRVLGLKHNAAVALAAASARDRGYIEAYARGVNAFIDSHLDRLSPEFRLLHYSPAHWKPEDSLLVGENMHQLLNFYWVNEMLARERVANKLGPELAAELYPNSSWRDHPPGAESASLEEQPEKKPSPKEKAAPAPRAAYHFPVAVDPGLVPGSNNWVVSGAHTASGKPLLSNDMHLPHQIPNVWYEAHLEAPGINVAGVTLPGLPFVIVGHNQRIAWGFTNVGPAVTDLFVESFRDDGQYLTPDGWKQPEHRREVIHIKGEADEALDVVITRHGPIITPVLPGESRELALKWVLYDPAAVQAPFFDINTAQNWQEFLQAFARFGGPSQNVVYGDVDGHIGYHATGLIPIRASGTNITPVSGIDNTHEWTGYIPFDKLPWVFDPPSGILATANGRITPDGYQYYLSGEWGGPQRTERIYHVLQSGKKFTPADMLALQLDIYSDFDRFLAQRFVYAIDHNASASARARQAADILRNWDGRVTIDSVAPNLTRSGRRQLTRMILESRLGAAPEEGDSTIGWRDYHWFMSLVWLETLLMHQPQKWLPPDFSSYDDLLAAAMEATVQGARAPKNLNSWHWADRMALAPTHPVFGSMPIINRWAGPGRHPQSGNGFTVKQVGANFGPSERLTVDFSNLDASTLNIVNGQSGHILSSHFDDQWDAWYNGTTFNLPFSDGAVAQAKEHELTLAPGN from the coding sequence ATGGAAACCCAAAGCGTCGCTACCCCGCCTCGCAAGTCTGCGCATCCCGCACTTCGAGCTTTGTGGATGGTGCTCGTCCTGGCTGTGTTGGCGGCCGTTGGCCTGGGAGTATGGGCCTATTCCACCGCACGCGCTTCCCTTCCCCAGCTTGATGGTACGATCACCATTAATGGTCTGTCCGCCCCGGTGAAGGTCATCCGCGACCGCCAAGGCGTTCCGCACATAACCGCCGCCACGGTGGAAGATCTGATCTTTGCTCAAGGCTATGTGACCGCGCAGGACCGGCTGTGGCAGATGGATATGACCCGCCGCTATGCCGCGGGTGAAATGAGCGAGATCCTCGGCCGGCATCTTCTTGAGCACGACCGTCGGCAGCGAGTCCTGGGACTAAAGCACAACGCCGCTGTAGCTCTCGCCGCTGCGTCGGCTCGCGACCGTGGCTACATCGAAGCCTATGCCCGTGGGGTGAATGCTTTCATCGACAGCCACCTTGACCGGCTTTCGCCGGAATTCCGCCTGCTGCATTACTCTCCCGCACATTGGAAGCCGGAAGATTCGTTGCTGGTGGGGGAAAACATGCATCAGCTGCTCAATTTCTATTGGGTCAATGAGATGCTGGCGCGTGAGCGGGTGGCTAACAAACTGGGGCCGGAGCTTGCCGCTGAGCTTTATCCCAACTCTTCCTGGCGTGATCACCCTCCCGGCGCGGAGTCCGCGAGTTTGGAAGAACAGCCGGAAAAGAAGCCGTCTCCGAAAGAGAAAGCTGCTCCGGCGCCACGTGCGGCTTACCACTTCCCTGTCGCGGTTGATCCCGGACTTGTTCCCGGTTCCAACAACTGGGTCGTCTCCGGCGCACACACTGCTTCTGGGAAGCCACTGCTTTCGAACGATATGCACCTGCCGCACCAGATTCCCAATGTCTGGTACGAGGCCCATCTGGAGGCGCCAGGAATCAACGTTGCCGGCGTGACCTTGCCGGGCCTGCCGTTTGTCATTGTCGGCCACAATCAGCGGATCGCGTGGGGCTTTACTAATGTAGGTCCTGCAGTCACAGATCTCTTTGTGGAAAGTTTCCGAGACGACGGCCAGTACCTAACGCCTGACGGGTGGAAGCAGCCCGAGCATCGCCGTGAAGTGATTCACATCAAGGGCGAGGCAGACGAGGCCCTCGATGTTGTAATCACCCGCCATGGGCCGATTATCACTCCGGTACTGCCGGGCGAGTCGCGCGAGCTGGCGCTCAAATGGGTGCTTTATGATCCAGCGGCGGTCCAGGCGCCGTTCTTCGATATCAACACCGCACAAAACTGGCAGGAGTTCCTGCAAGCCTTTGCGCGCTTCGGAGGGCCTTCCCAGAACGTAGTGTATGGCGACGTCGACGGTCACATTGGGTATCACGCGACAGGGCTGATTCCGATCCGCGCCTCCGGCACCAACATCACGCCCGTCTCCGGGATCGACAACACTCACGAGTGGACTGGCTACATTCCATTCGACAAGCTGCCGTGGGTCTTCGATCCGCCCTCGGGGATTCTCGCCACCGCCAACGGGCGCATCACGCCGGATGGCTACCAGTACTATCTCAGCGGCGAATGGGGTGGACCGCAGCGAACAGAGCGCATCTATCACGTCCTGCAATCGGGCAAGAAGTTCACCCCAGCCGACATGCTCGCTCTGCAGCTGGATATCTATTCGGATTTTGATCGTTTCCTCGCGCAGCGCTTCGTGTACGCCATCGATCACAACGCCAGTGCCTCGGCGCGGGCTCGCCAGGCTGCGGACATTCTTCGTAACTGGGATGGCCGCGTCACCATTGATTCAGTAGCGCCGAATCTCACCCGGAGTGGCCGTCGCCAGTTGACGCGAATGATCCTGGAATCACGCCTGGGAGCAGCCCCGGAGGAAGGCGATTCCACGATTGGCTGGCGTGATTATCACTGGTTCATGTCGCTGGTGTGGCTGGAGACGTTGCTCATGCATCAGCCGCAGAAATGGCTCCCGCCAGATTTTTCAAGCTACGACGACCTGCTCGCGGCTGCCATGGAAGCCACAGTTCAGGGCGCGCGCGCTCCCAAGAACCTGAACTCCTGGCATTGGGCCGACCGCATGGCATTGGCTCCGACGCATCCTGTATTTGGCAGTATGCCCATCATTAACCGATGGGCCGGGCCGGGCCGCCATCCGCAATCGGGCAATGGCTTCACGGTCAAGCAAGTGGGAGCGAACTTCGGTCCGTCGGAGCGCCTGACCGTTGATTTTTCCAACCTCGACGCATCCACCCTGAACATCGTGAACGGACAATCGGGACACATACTAAGTTCCCACTTCGACGATCAGTGGGATGCCTGGTACAACGGAACCACGTTCAACCTACCGTTCTCAGATGGGGCAGTAGCACAAGCGAAAGAGCACGAGCTGACGCTGGCGCCAGGCAACTAG
- a CDS encoding YncE family protein yields the protein MSPKLAPESGLKVKAVSSFFMICSLIWLVSCGGGDSNSATVSGLSNRAFVSNSQTFNMQIIDANNDQFSTKSAGISVSTGVGLMALSPDKTKTLTFGSITNTISVIDNTTETVVASVTLGSFTESMAFLSDNKTALAAVRNEPVSGAPNGAVLVLDTSTPALTATIPVPSVQTVIVSHNGNRALAFSDGTDSMAVIDTSAHTATTVPGFDRPVYGVFSSDDTKAYILSCGPECGGTTAKVTVLDMSSNTPGASVNVSAATVGAMDTSGNLYVAGTAGAAGKLDVVNTGSLSVSNSGVAITDGFHTRMLLVNTKLYIGARTCTTPQCLTVFDTGAQTAIIAPCVVAQSFFCTPGDVTGFTAIDKRNVVYVIEGGKLLVYDLNSSTPLDERHQLDIVGNAVDVKNPD from the coding sequence TTGAGTCCAAAACTGGCGCCGGAGTCCGGGTTGAAGGTAAAGGCAGTCTCTTCCTTTTTCATGATCTGCAGCCTGATTTGGCTGGTTTCCTGCGGAGGTGGGGATTCCAATAGTGCGACCGTGAGTGGACTGTCGAATCGCGCCTTTGTCAGTAACTCGCAGACTTTCAACATGCAGATCATTGACGCCAACAACGATCAATTTTCGACCAAGAGCGCCGGTATTTCCGTCAGCACCGGCGTAGGGCTGATGGCGCTCAGCCCTGACAAGACTAAGACTCTCACCTTTGGCTCCATTACCAACACCATCAGCGTGATCGACAATACTACCGAGACGGTAGTCGCAAGCGTTACATTAGGCAGCTTCACCGAAAGCATGGCCTTTCTGTCCGACAACAAGACTGCTTTAGCAGCTGTTCGAAACGAGCCGGTCTCGGGCGCGCCTAATGGCGCGGTGCTGGTATTGGATACGAGCACGCCTGCGCTTACGGCCACCATTCCCGTGCCCAGCGTGCAAACCGTAATCGTGAGCCACAACGGGAACCGCGCATTGGCATTCAGCGATGGCACGGATTCGATGGCGGTCATCGACACCAGCGCCCACACCGCTACGACCGTTCCCGGGTTCGATCGGCCTGTCTACGGAGTCTTCAGCAGTGACGACACGAAGGCATACATCTTGAGCTGTGGTCCAGAATGTGGAGGAACTACCGCTAAAGTCACTGTCCTGGATATGTCGAGCAACACGCCTGGAGCATCGGTGAATGTGTCGGCGGCGACCGTCGGCGCCATGGACACATCGGGCAATCTCTATGTGGCGGGCACAGCGGGTGCAGCGGGCAAGTTGGACGTGGTGAATACGGGCAGCCTAAGCGTTTCGAACTCTGGAGTGGCCATCACTGATGGCTTTCACACACGCATGTTGCTGGTCAATACCAAGCTGTACATCGGGGCGCGTACTTGCACGACGCCCCAGTGCCTCACAGTCTTTGATACGGGAGCGCAGACCGCAATCATCGCCCCCTGTGTAGTAGCGCAATCTTTCTTCTGCACTCCGGGAGACGTGACCGGCTTCACCGCCATCGACAAACGAAACGTGGTGTATGTCATCGAGGGGGGAAAGTTGCTGGTCTACGACCTGAACTCGAGCACGCCGCTGGATGAGAGACACCAGCTGGATATTGTGGGCAACGCCGTTGACGTCAAGAATCCCGACTGA
- a CDS encoding helix-turn-helix domain-containing protein → MNTKFPLASTAALIADPARAAMLTALLDARPLSAGELARAANVSAQSASMHLAQLLAGGFLRVLREGRHRFYRIASPDIAHAIEALGTISTAQRYPLSITNRDLCYARTCYDHLAGELGVKLSAALEHHRLLLPRGEEEYEVTRRGEDLLARWQIDLESLRKARRPFARRCLDWTERQYHLAGALGAAICQRFLDAHWIRREKQSRIVHLTPAGEQELIHLFGKTLRVQVQGSSGR, encoded by the coding sequence ATGAACACGAAATTCCCGCTCGCCTCGACGGCAGCGCTGATCGCCGATCCCGCAAGAGCCGCAATGCTGACAGCCCTGCTGGATGCGCGTCCCTTATCCGCGGGCGAACTCGCGCGTGCAGCCAACGTTTCGGCACAGTCAGCCAGCATGCACCTGGCGCAGTTGCTCGCGGGTGGCTTTCTCAGAGTGTTGCGCGAAGGGCGCCATCGCTTTTACCGCATTGCCAGCCCCGATATCGCGCATGCCATTGAAGCCCTGGGCACGATTTCGACGGCACAGCGATACCCGCTCTCAATCACCAACCGTGACCTGTGCTATGCCCGAACTTGCTATGACCATCTTGCAGGAGAGTTGGGAGTGAAGTTGAGCGCCGCATTGGAACACCATCGCCTGCTGCTTCCGCGTGGCGAAGAGGAGTACGAGGTCACGCGCCGCGGCGAGGATTTGCTGGCGCGATGGCAGATTGATCTGGAGTCTTTGCGAAAGGCTCGGCGCCCATTCGCCCGGCGCTGCCTCGACTGGACGGAGAGGCAGTATCACCTGGCCGGGGCGTTGGGAGCCGCTATATGCCAGCGATTTCTGGATGCTCATTGGATCAGGCGTGAGAAGCAGAGCCGTATCGTTCACCTGACGCCGGCGGGAGAGCAGGAATTGATCCACCTCTTCGGCAAGACGCTTCGCGTGCAAGTCCAAGGGAGTTCGGGGCGATAA